Part of the Mycolicibacterium thermoresistibile genome, TGACCATCGTGCTGGACATGCTCAAGCGCTACCACGACGGGGTGGAACAGGTGCTGGTCATCCTGCCGCAGGGCGCCGCCGTCGCGCAGACCGTCGCCGCACCGTTCCCGGGGCAGGCGCTGCTGCATTTCAATCTCGCGGTCAACCAGCCGCCGCCATGCTTCAGCGGTTTCGTGCCGGCCTCGCAGTGGCGGTCGCCCGCCGACACCACCCGGGCTCCGCTTCCGGACCGGTTGTCGTACTGCAAGATCCCCAAGGACGCCGACAACGTGGTGCGGGGCGCGCGCAACTATCCGTGCGCGGACGTGCCCGGCAAGCGGGCCGCGACGCCGCAGGAGTGTCGCAGCGACGAACCGTATGTGCCGGCCGGCACCAACCCGTGGTACGGCGAACCCGGTCAGATCCGCACCTGTCCGGCGCCGGGCGCGCGCTGCGACCAACCCGTCGAGCCGGGCCGGGTCATCCCCGCACCCACGGTGAACACCGGCGAGCATCCGCTCCCGGCCGATCGGCTCCCCCCACCGCCGCTGCCCCGCAGCGACCCGCTCACCCCGCCCGGGCAGGGCACCGTGCGCTGCGACGGCCGGCAACCCAACCCGTGCGTCTACACGCCGGCGCACGCCACCTTCCACCCGGCCCGCGGTGAGGTCATCGGCCCCGACGGGGTGCGCTACCGGCTCGAGGATTCCAGCGGCGACACCGGGGACGCCTGGAAGTCCATGCTCGCCCCACGGTGATTTCGGCGTGCATACGGTCGCTCAGCGATCGTGCGCACGCCGAAATCGCGACGACGCGTCAGGAAATGCGGGCCCGCAAGACCCGTTCCACGATCATCTCGGTGTAGGCCGCGATGACGTCGGGCAGCGAGTGACCGCGGTCGGGGTGGAACCATCCGCTGACCCCGTTGAGCGCATCGAGGATCAGCAGGGCCGCCAGCTTCGGATCCGGCACGTCGAATTCACCCGAGCGCACCCCGGCGACGATCACATCGCGGACCCGGCGCTGGTAGTAGCGACGCAGATCGTCGATGATCGCGCGGTGCTCGGGGGTCAGCGAGTTGATGTCGTGCAGCGCCACCAGGTGTTCGACCCGGCGCCGGATCAGGTGTTCCAGATGAGCGCGGATGAGCGCGGACAGCCGCTCCGCCGGTGTCCCGGCGGCATCGAGCAGCGGCAGATTGAGCTCATTGGGCTCCTTGGTCACGGTGAGACAGATCGCGTAGAGGATCTCCTCCTTCGACCCGAAGTGGTGGTAGAGGCTCGCGCCCCGTATCCCGACCGCCTCCGCCACATCGCGCATGCCGACGTTCGCATAACCCTCGCGGGCGAAGAATTCGGCTGCCGCGCTGACGATCTCCTCCGGGCGGATGCGCGGCCGGCGCCGCGGGGTGTCCCGCCCGATCGGCTCCGCGCCGGACCCCGCGCCGGACCCCGCGCCGGACCCCGCGCGGGACGATGACGTGGCGTTGTCGGGCGACTGGCTCAACTGCTCTTCGCTTTCTACCCACGGTGGTGCGCGGCGGGCTCTCCGGCCCACCGCAGCGCGCTGCGTTCCATAACCTACCGCAGCCCGCTGCACAACCGTCCGAACCGCGCGAGACCCCGCGACGGCCCGAGGGCCCGCTCGCCGGACGTCACGCCGGGGCCATCGTGCGGAGCACCCGCTTGAGGATCTTGCCCTGCGCGTCGGTCGGCAACTCGTCGACGATGTGGACGGCCTTGGGAACCTTGTACGGGGCAAGGTGTTCGCGGCAGTGCGCGACGATGTGTTCGGCCGACGTGTCACTGCCGTCCCGCAGGACGACGAACGCGGTGACGGCCTCCGACCAGTAGCTGTCCGGGACCCCGACGACGGCTGCCCGCAGGACGTCGGGATGACGATGGACGACTCGTTCCACCTCCTGAGAGGCGATGTTGATACCGCCGCTCTTGATCATGTCCTTGACCCGGTCACAGAAGAACAGGTTGCCGTCGGCGTCGATGCGGACGATGTCGCCGGTGCGCAGCCAGCCGCCGCGGAGCACCTGCGCCGTGCGTTCGGGATCGTCGAGATAACCCAACATGACCGACGGGGACCGGCAGATCAACTCGCCGGTCCCGACGTCGTTGTCGTCCTCGTCGACGACCCGGATCTCCAGATGGGTGACGGGTTTTCCGATCCAGGTCGGATCCCCGCCGGGGATGTCGTCGAGGCTTCGGAAGAACCCGACGGTGCCGAGTTGGGAGAGTTCGGTCTGCCCCCAGTAGGTGCCCCACATCACCTCCGGTGCGGCGGCCGCCCAGGCCTCGATGACGTGCGGGGGCACCTGCCCGCCGTAGGTCATACAGCGGCGGACCTGCCCGACGGTGTGGGCGCCGAAATCCGGATGCTGCGACAGCGCGGCGTAGAACGTGGGCGTCTGCGCGATCACCGTGATCTGCTCACGCGCAATGAGTTCCAGCGCCGTACCGGCCTCGATCAGGGCCGGCAGCACCAGGGTGGCGCCCATCAGGGTGAGACTGGTCATCGAACCGATCCCGGCGATCGTGTGGAACGGCATCACGAACAGCCAGGTGTCCTCCGGGTTCGTGCCCAGTCCCCAGCCCCAGGCCGGGGCCGTCGACGCCAGGTAGTTCCGGTGCGGTATCAGCACCCCTTTGGGCGTGGCCTCGGTGCCGGAGGTGTACACCACCAGAGCGACATCGTTCTCGTCGACGTCGGCGACGGGTTCAGCGGTCGGCTGGTCGTTCAGCCGCGCGTCGAGTTCGTCGCCGTAGGTCAACCGGCGCATGCCTTCCGGCAGCACCTCGTCGACCAGCGGCGCGAACTCGGCGTCGGTCAACACCACGGCGGGGCGGCTGTGGGTGAGTTGATAACCGATGTCCGACCCGCGGTACATGACGTTGACACCACCGAACGCGGCGCCGATCTTCAGCGCCCCGTAGTAGGCGGCGACGACATCGACATGATTGCGGGCCATGGAGGACACCCGGTCGCCACGCCCGACGCCCAGTTCGGTGAACAGCGCCGCGAACCGGTTGGCCCGCTCGTTGAGCTCGCCGTAACTGGTCGTCGTGCGGGTGCCGTCGACCCCGTAGGAGATGAAGGCGAGTTTGTGGGGTTGCGTCCTCGCGTGGCGTCGCAGCTGGTCACCGATGGTGGCTCGACCCAGTGCGGTGCGGTGGTGTGGGGCGAGATCAGGCATGGCAGTCTCCTCGGGCGCGGCGGATCCCGACCGGTGTGTCACACCGTCGTCGGCGCGAAGAACGGCTGATCGTAGGTCTCGGCGGCGACGACGTCCTCGACCGGGAGCCGAGTCAGTTTCGCCGGGAACGGATCCCGCGGGTATCCGATCGCGATGTGTGCCGCGGTGGCGACGCCCTCCGGGATGGCCAGCAACTCGCGAACCTCGGGTTCGACCTGGCACAACAGCGTGGTCAGTGCCGACCCCACCCCGAGATTGCGCAGGGCCAGGCAGAAGTTCTGAACGGTCGGATACACCGACGCGCCGCCCACGATCGACAGCCGGCCCAGGTCGGTGTCGGTGGGATGCAGACCGTCGAGTTCGGCGCACGCGACGACGATCGCGGGAGCCTCGGCGAGATGTTCGGCGAAGTAGTCGGCGTCCCGCACGGTCTTCGGCAGCGCGCCCACATTGACCGTGCCGTCGGCGATGCCGGACAGATAGTTCTTCCACAGCGGAAGGTAGAGGTCCTGCAGGGCCGCCTTGCGCGCCGGGTCGCGCACCACGATCCACCGGACCGGTTGGCGGTTACCGCCCTGTGGCGCGAACCGGGCGTGATCGAAGGCCTGGTAGAGAACCTCATCAGGAACGGGATCCGGACGGAAGTACCGACACGTACCCGTGGTCCGCATGGCCTCGACGAGTTCCACCTCATGCCCCTTTCACGACCTATCGACGGTTAGGCGATGTGGGCGATTGTGATGTGACTGCCCCCACATGTCAAGCAGAGCTCGTCGTGCGACACCCCTTTTGAGGTCGGGAGCTTGGTATTCGACGCCGGGTGGGTGGGGCTTGCTGGCGGCTGCCGGGCTGCAATAAACTAACCGCAGTTAGGTTGCTGTGTGAGGAGGCTGGTGTGCAGGAGATTCGCCGGGCGGTTCCCGCCGGAGGCGCCGCCGAGCTGTCCGCCGATATCGAGCACGCGAATCTACCCTCCCTCGTCCCGGTGCTCTACCAGCTCACCGGCGATCGGAAATGGCTCGGCGCACGGTATCGCCCCACGCGCAGCAGGGGTATGGACGACAACGACTCCGGCGGGTTCCCGCCGGAGGTCGCCGCGGAGATCAAGCAGGCGGCGGTGGCGGCGGTGCTCGACTGGGAAGCCGGCGCGAAACCGGCTGTTCCGGCGCCCACCGGAGATGTCCTTCTGGAGCTGCTCGAACTGGCCAACGGTGAACACGTGCCACCCGAGTACGTCGAGTTCGCCGCGGAGGACCTGGGTTTCATCGAGCGGCCAGCACCCCGAGCGGCGTCGCCGGATATCGATGTGATCGTCATCGGCGCCGGGATCTCCGGCATGTTGGCGGTGATCCAGTTGCGCCAGGCCGGTTTCGAACGGATCGTGGTGCTGGAGAAGAACGACGACGTCGGGGGATGCTGGCTGGAGAACAGATATCCCGGGGCCGGTGTCGACACCCCCAGCTACCTGTACTCCTACTCGTTCACGCAACGGGACTGGGCAACGCATTTCGCCAAGCGCGACGAGGTCGAGAACTACCTGCGTCGGGTCGCCGACGAATACCGGGTGCGGGATGCGATCAGGTTCAACACCGAGGTGGTCAGTGCGGAGTTCGATCCGCGTTCGGCACGGTGGACGGTCCGCACCGACCGCGGCGACGAGTTGTCCGCTCGGATCCTCATCTCGGCGACGGGTGTGCTCAACCGGCCGAAGATCCCGTCGATACCGGGTCGGGAGTCGTTCGAGGGGCCGGCGTTCCACACCGCCGAGTGGCCGGACGGGCTGGATCTGTCGGGCAAGCGGGTCGCGGTGATCGGCACCGGGGCCAGCGCCATGCAGGTGGTGCCCGCGATCGCCGGGGAAGTCGAATCGCTGTGGGTGTTTCAGCGTTCGCCGCAATGGATCGCCCCCAACAACGTCTATTTCAGTGCCATCGACCCGGCGGTGCACCGCCTCATGGCGCGGGTGCCGTTCTATGCGCGGTGGTATCGGGCCCGGCTGGCGTGGAATTTCAACGACAGGGTGCACCCCAGCCTGCAGATCGACCCTGACTGGCCGCATTTCGACAGGTCCATCAACGCCGCGAACGACGGTCACCGCCGAGTCTTCACCCGCTATATCGAGGAGCAACTGAGTGACCGGCCCGATCTGATCGAGAAGGTGCTGCCCGACTATCCGCCGTTCGGCAAGCGGATGCTCCTCGACAACGGTTGGTACGCCGCGCTCCGGCGCCCGAACGTGCACCTGGTGACCGAGGCGGTCACCCGGATCGGTCCGTCGTCGGTGTACGGCGCCGGCGGCACCGAGGCCGAGGTGGATGTGGTGGTGTTCGCCACCGGATTTCACACCCACCGGTATCTCTACCCGATGCGGATCGCCGGACGGTCCGGACGGACGTTGGCGGACACCTGGGGTCCCGAGAACGCGCACGCCTATCTGGGAATCACCGTGCCCGACTTCCCCAACCTGTTCATTCTGTGTGGGCCCGGAACCGCGCTGGGGCACGGTGGCAGCTTCATCACCGTCGCCGAATGTCAGGTGAGGTATGTCGTCGATCTGCTGGTGACGATGGCCGAACGGGGCCTCAGGACCGTCGAGGTCCGTCCCGAGGTCGAGGCGGACTACACCCGTCGCCACGACGACGCGCACGCCAAGATGCTGTGGTCGCATCCCGGGATGACGAACTGGTACCGCAACGAGCAGGGGCGGGTCGTCGCCACCATGCCGTGGCGGATCGTGGACTACTGGCGGATGACCCGGTGCGCCGCCCTCGAGGACTACCGGTGCGAGCGCGATGACGCGGCCGTCGCGGTCGACGCGTGAGCTCGTTCACCGAGGGTCTTTCATCTATCCGTAGTTAGGCACGGTAACCAATTCCGGCTGCGGTGTCCGATGGATCCGATGCCTGTAATTCGCCTGTGTATGAACATTTTTCGGCAAATCTCTTGACATGTGCGCCGGATCACATGCACTATCCGAACCAGAACCTAACAGTGGGTAGTTTGAAGTCGCCTACATCAGGTCCCTTCCGTCGACAGTCGGCCGATGCCAGGAGGTCCCCATGATCAAGACCATCGAGATCGGCGCGGTGACGGTCACCCGGGTGATGGAGTGGGAGGGACTCTTCGCCCCCGGCACCGAACTCATCCCGGACAGCGACGACCGGTTCTGGGAAAGCGAGCGCGCGCTCCTCGCGCCGGACCACTGGGAGCCGGCCGACAGGATGGTGCGGGCCTGTCTGCAGACGTTCGTGTTGCAGAGCGAGGGCCGCACGATCCTGGTGGACACTGGAGCCGGGAATCACAAAGAACGGCCGTACCTTCCGGTGTTCGGGCACCTGGAGACGGATTTCCTCGACCGGCTGGCGGCCGCCGGCTTCCGGCCCGAGGACATCGACCTGGTGATCAACACCCACGTCCACGTCGACCATGTCGGCTGGAACACCTATCTGCACGACAGGGAGTGGGTCCCCACCTTCCCGAACGCCCGGTATGTGTTCAGCAGACGTGATTTCGACTTCTGGAATCCGCTCAACGGCCACGAGCGTCGCGGTGCGCTGGTGAACCAGAACATGTTCGAGGACAGTGTGCTGCCCGTGCAGCAGGCCGGTCTGGCGGACATGTGGGAAGGCGACACCCACCGGATCGATGCGAATCTGACGCTCGAACTCGCACCCGGCCACACACCCGGGCTGTCGGTGCTCAAGTTGGAGTCCGAGGGGGAGCGGGCGGTGTTCGTCGGCGACCTGCTGCACAGCCCGGTGCAGATCCTGCGTCCCGATTGGAACAGCTGCTTCTGCGAGGATCCCGGCCGCGCACGGGCCTCTCGGCGCCGCGTCCTGTCCTGGGCGGCGGACAACAACGCGCTGCTGGTACCCGCGCATCTCGGCGGCGACCACGCGGCGGAGGTTGTCCGTGCCGGAGACGATTTCGCCGTCAAGGGCTGGGCCGCGTTCCGCAGCGCCGGCGCCGTCTGAGTGAAGGGCTTTCGCCAGTGTCCGCCGATGTCCGCCAATGTCCGCCGTGAGGCACAACGAAGTCGCCGTGATGAGGAGCTGACGTGACCGTCCTGTTCGATCCGCTCGACGAAGAGCAGTTGGCCGATCCGATCCCCACCTACCGGGCGCTGCGGGAGCAGGATCCCGTTCAGCGCATACCGGTCGGCGGGGGAACCTGGGTGGTGTCCCGGTACGAGGACGTCCGGCGGCTGCTGCGGACCACCGCCGGGCTGATGCAGCCCCCGGGCGCCACCGTGCCGGTGGAACTCGCCGGCGGGCCGGCCGAACGCATCTACCGGGGTCTGATGGTGCTCAACGACCCTCCGGTGCACACCCGGTTGCGAAAGCTCACCGAGAAGGCGATGACACGCGGTGCCGTGGAGAAACTGCGTGCCGACGTGGAGCGGGTCGCCTCCGAGGCCCTCGACGCCATGCTCGAACAGGGCGAGGCGGACGCGATGACCGAACTGGCCTTCACCGTGCCGTTGCGGGTCATCTGCGGGATGCTCGGCATCCCGGAGGCCGACCGGGCCCAGATGCTGGACTGGACACCGGATTTCTTCCGGATCTTCCTGCCGCAGGCCAACGACGCCGACGGGATCGCGGCCTGCCACCGCGCCTGCCAGAACTTCATCGACTATCTCTCCGAACAGATCGAGTACCGTCGCCGCACGCCGGCGGACGACATCTTCTCGGCGCTGGTCAGTGCCGAGGACGAGGGCGATCGGCTCAGCCGCGACGAGCTCGTCGCGACGGTGCTGTCCCTGCTGACCGGTGGTTTCGACACCACGATGGGAATGATCGGGGCCGGCGTGTTCGGATTGGCCAGGCAGCCCGAACAACTCGCTGCGCTGCGGGAGGATCCGGCGGGCCTGGCGCGGACGGCGGTCGAGGAGTTCATCCGGTGGGAGTCGCCGGTGGCGGTGACCTATCGCCATTTCGTCGAGGACGTCACCATCGCCGACACGACCATCCCGGCGGGGGAGCCGATCTGGCTGCTGCTGTTGTCGGCGAATCGCGATGACACCCGGTTCCACGACCCGGACGGCTTCGACGTCCGGCGAAAGCCCAACCAGCACGTCGCATTCGGGGGCGGCCGGCACCACTGCATCGGCAGTCATCTGGCGCGACTCGAAGGCGAAGTGGTGTTCGCCGAGATCGCACGCCGGATCGAGACGATCGAGATCACCGGCGACTCACCGCGTCGCCCGAACTTCCAGTTCCGGTCCTTCACCACCCTGCCGGTCAAGATGACCGGCCGTTCCCGGTAGACCCATCACCAGATCATGAAAGGATTTTCGTGACCACTTCTGCGCAGAGCCCGGCTCATGACGTGCTCGACGAGCACCCGTTCGCGCTCGGCCTGTTCGGGCTGAATGTGTCCGGCGGTATCACCATGACCAGCGCGCCGGGAGCTTTCGAGCTCAGCTGGGAGTCCACTTCACGAGTGGCCCGGCAGGCCGACCGGCTGGGCCTGGACCTGTTGGTGCCGGTCGCCCGCTGGCGCGGTTACGGCGGTCGGCTCAACCCCAACGGTGTGACGTACGAAACGTTCACCTGGGCCGCCGGCGTGGCCGCGGTCACCGAGCGGATCGTGGTGGCGGCGACCGCGCACGCACCGGCGGTGCATCCGGTGGTGGTCGCCAAGCAGGCCGCCACGATCGCCGCCATCTCCGGCGGCCGGTTCGCGCTCAACGCGGTCATGGGCTGGTTCACACCCGAACTGGACATGTTCGGCATCGCCACCAAGGAGCATGCCGACCGCTACCGGTTCGGCGACGAATGGATGGGCATCATCGACCGGTTGTGGTCGTCGACCGAGCCGTTCGATCACGACGGTGCGTCGTTCCAGCTCAGACAGGCCGTATCCGAGCCGCGTCCGGCGCAGCGGCCGCTGGTGCTCAACGCCGGCGCCAGCCCGGCCGGCGTCGAGTTCACCGCCCGGCACGCCGACATCAACTTCGCCACCCTGCTCGACGCCGAACAGGGCCGCGCGCTGGCCGACAACATCACCTCGGTCGCCGAAGCCAACGGCCGGAAGGTCCGCGTGATGACCTACGGGACCGTCGTCCTCGGCGACACCGAGGCGGACGCCCGCCGCCGCTATGAGGAGATCCTGAGCGCCGGCGACTCCGAAGCCGCCCGCAATTTCATGCACTACCTCGGTCTGAACAGCTCCTCGTTCGAAGCGCACATCGCGGCGGCCCTCGAGGAGCACTTCATCACCAGCGGTGGCGGGCTGCCGCTGGTCGGATCCGCCGAGCAGGTCGCCGACCGGCTCACCGAGCTGTACGAGGCCGGCATCACCGGCTTCCTGATGGGCGGGGTGCCATACGACGGCATGCTGGAACGGTTCGGCGCCGAGGTGCTTCCGCTGCTCAGGGAACGCGGCCTGCGGATGTGATCTGCGATTTCGGCGTGCGTACGGTCGCTGAGCGATCGTGCGCACGCCGAAATCGCGGTAAGAGGTACGGTCGTCGGCGTGAATTTGGCTTACGACGATCGTGGCCGGGGCGATCCGGTGCTGTTCATCGCCGGGCGCGGCGGCGCCGGACGGACCTGGCATCTGCATCAAGTACCCGAGTTCATACGGGCCGGCTACCGCTGCATCACCTTCGACAACAGGGGTGTGGGCGCCACCGAGAACGCCGACGGATTCACCACCGAGACGATGGTCGCCGACACCGCGGCGCTGATCGAGAAGATCGGCGCCGGGCCGGTGCGCGTCGTCGGGGTGTCGATGGGCTCGTTCATCGCGCAGGAACTGATGCTGGCCCGCCCCGATCTGGTCACCGACGGGGTGCTGATGGCCACCCGCGGCCGCGAGGACCACACCCGTCAGTTCTTCCGGCAGGCCGAGCGTGAACTGCAGGCCTCCGGGATCGAGCTGCCGCCCGCCTACGACGCGAAAATCCGTCTGCTGGAGAACTTCTCCCGCAAGACGCTCAACGACGAGCGGACCGTGCGGGACTGGATCGACATGTTCACGATGTGGCCCACCAGACACACCCCCGGGCTGCGCGCGCAGATGGACGTCTCCCCGCAGGGCAACCGGCTGCCGGCCTACCGCAACATCACCGCGCGGGTGCTGGTGATCGGGTTCAGCGACGACGTGCTGCTGCCGCCGCATCTGGGCCGGGAGGTGGCCGACGCCATCCCGAACGCCCGCTACCTGGAGATCCCCGACACCGGGCACCTCGGGTTCATCGAACAGCCGCAGGCGGTCAACGAGGCGATCCTGAAATTCTTCGCCGATAGGCTGTAATGGTGAATCCTTCGACCGCGCAGGCCAGGGTGGTCGTCGACGAACTGATCCGCGGCGGTGTCCGCGACGTCGTGCTGTGCCCGGGGTCACGCAACGCGCCGCTGGCGTTCGCGCTGCAGGACGCGGACCGGGCCGGGCGGCTGCGGCTGCATGTGCGGATCGACGAACGCACGGCCGGCTTCCTGGCGATCGGCCTGGCGGTGGCCGAGGGCGCCCCGGTGTGTGTGGCGATGACGTCGGGCACCGCGGTGGCCAATCTGGGACCCGCGGTGGTGGAGGCCAACTATGCGCGGGTGCCGCTGATCGTGTTGAGCGCCAACCGGCCCTATGAACTGCTCGGCACCGGCGCCAACCAGACCTTCGAACAGCTCGGCTACTTCGGCACCCAGGTGCGGGCCACCATCAGCCTCGGGCTGGCGCCGGAGACGATCGGCGACATGTCGACGCTGAACGCCCAGTGGCGCTCGGCGACGTGCCGGGTGCTGGCCGCGGCCACCGGAGCCCGCACCGCCAACGCCGGGCCGGTGCAGTTCGACATCCCGCTGCGGGAGCCGCTGGTGCCGGATCCGCACACCACCTCCGAGGGCCCGCCTCCCGGGCGGCCGGGCGGCAGACCGTGGACCCACACCCCGCCGGTGAGCTTCGACCAGCCGCTGGACATCGATCTGAGCCTGGACACCGTGGTGATCGCCGGGCACGGCGCCGGCCACCATTCCAACCTGTCGGCACTGCCGACCGTCGCCGAGCCGACCGCCCCGGCCCCGGAGAACCCGCTGCATCCGCTGGCCCTGCCGCTGCTGCGCCCGCAGCAGGTGATCATGCTGGGCCGGCCCACCCTGCACCGGCCCGTCTCGGCACTGCTGGCCGACCCGTCGGTGCCGGTGTACGCGCTCACCACCGGTCCGCGGTGGCCGGACGTGTCGGGCAACTCGCAGGCCACCGGCACCCGGGCGGTGGTCACCGGGGAGCCCCAGCCGGCCTGGTTGCGGCGCTGCGCGGAGGTGCACCGGCATGCGATGTCGGCGGTGCGGGAGCAACTCGCCGCGCATCCGCTGACCACCGGGCTGCACGTGGCCGCGGCCGTGGTCGACGCGTTGCGCGACGGCGACCAGCTGGTGCTGGGTGCGTCCAACCCGGTGCGCGACGCCGCCCTGGTCGGGCTGAACGCCCGCAACGTCGCCGTGCGGTCCAACCGCGGGGTGGCCGGCATCGACGGCACGGTGTCGACGGCGATCGGGGCCGCGCTGGCCCACCAGGGCCGCACCATCGCGCTGATCGGGGATCTGACGTTCGTCCACGACAGCTCGGGGTTGCTGATCGGGCCGACCGAACCGGTGCCGCACAACCTGACGATCGTGGTGTCCAACGACAACGGCGGCGGCATCTTCGAACTGCTCGAGCAGGGCGATCCGCGGTTCGCCGACGTGTCGTCGCGCATCTTCGGCACCCCGCACGACGTGGACGTCGGCGCGTTGTGCCGCGCCTATCACGTGGAATCGCGTCAGCTCGAGCTGCCCGAGCTCAGCGCCGCGCTGAACGAACCGTTCGAGGGGATGCGGGTGCTGGAGGTGAAAGCCGACCGGTCCTCGCTGCGGGCGCTGCACGCCTCGATCAAGGCGGCGCTGTGACACGCGGCCCGAAGACCGACGGCGTGACCGGTGCCGCCGACCGGGCCCGCGCCGCGCTGGAGGTGCTCGGCGCGCGGGCCAGGGCGGTGTGGGCGGTGGTCATGCCGCATCTGTACGGCGAGCCGGGGGAGACCCGCAGCCAGCGCATCCTGCGCCGGGTGCGCATCGGCCTGGTCATCGCCGCGTGCGTGATCACGCTGCAGTCGGTGCTGCTGGTGGTGGGCGCCTGGCGCAACGACCGGCAGATCGAACGCAACATGGGGGTGGCAGAGGCGCTGGTGCTCGACGCGGGGCCGCGCCGGTCGACGATCGAGTTCGTCACCCCGGAGCGGGTCACCTACCGGCCCGAACTCGGGGTGCTGTACCCGTCCGAACTCGACACCGGCATGCGCATCTACGTCGAGTACGACGTCAACGATCCCGAGCTGGTGCGGGTTCAGGACCGCAACGCGCTGCTGGCGATCGTGCCGGCCGGGTCGATCGCGGTGCTGGGCTGGATCGTCGTCGGCGCGGCGCTGGTCGGGCTGGCGTTTCTGCAGCGCCGGCTGGAATCGCGTACGCCCACCCCCGCCGAGCCGGCGCGAACTCACACGAGCGGCTGAAACCCGCGATTTCCCGGCTGCTCGCGTCCACACCACCGGTCGGCAACCTGGTGGTCAGCTGCGGCTGAGACGCTGCGGGTGTGCGGGTCGCGATCGTCACCGAGTCATTCCTGCCCCATGTCAACGGGGTCACCAACTCGGTGCTGCGGGTGGTCGAACATCTGCGCGGCACCGGGCACGAGGTGCTGGTCATCGCGCCCGACACCCCACCCGGCCAACCCCCGGCCGAACGGGTTCACGACGGGGTGCGCATCCATCGGGTGCCGTCCCGGATGTTCCCGAAGATCACCTCGCTGCCGCTGGGGATACCGCGGCCCCGCATGATCGGTGTGCTGCGCGGCTTCGACCCCGACGTGGTGCACCTCGCCTCACCGGCGCTGCTGGGCTACGGCGGTCTGCTCGCCGCCCGCCGGCTCAGGGTGCCCACGGTCGCGGTGTTCCAGACCGACGTCGCCGGGTTCGCCGCCAGCTACGGCATGGGCGTGGCCGCGCGGGCGGCGTGGGCGTGGACCCGTCATCTGCACCGCCTCGCCGACCGCACCCTGGCCCCGTCCACCGCGGCCATGCGGGATCTGGCCCGCCACGGTGTTCCGCGGGTGCACCTCTGGGCGCGGGGGGTGGACGTCGGCGGTTTCGCACCGTCGGCGCGGGACGAGCAGCTGCGCCGGCGCTGGTCGCCCGACGGCAAGCCGATCGTCGGGTTCGTCGGCCGGCTGGCCCCGGAGAAGCATGTCGAGCGGCTGCGGGCGCTGGCCCCGCGCACCGACCTGCAGCTGGTGATCGTCGGCGACGGGGTGGACCGGCGCAAGCTCGAGAACCTCTTGCCGACAGCGGTTTTCACCGGTGCGCTGTACGGTGAGCAGCTCGCGGCCGCGTATGCGTCGATGGACGTCTTCGTGCATCCCGGCGAACACGAGACGTTCTGCCAGGCGGTGCAGGAGGCGCTGGCCTCCGGTCTGCCGGTGATCGCCCCCGACGCCGGCGGCCCCCGGGATCTGGTGGCGCCGTGCCGCACCGGGCTGTTGCTGCCGGTCGAGGAGTTCGAGACCCGGCTCGCCGGGGCGGTGGATCACCTGCTCGCCGAGCGGCCGCGGTACGCGGTCGCGGCCCGGCGC contains:
- a CDS encoding cytochrome P450, with the translated sequence MTVLFDPLDEEQLADPIPTYRALREQDPVQRIPVGGGTWVVSRYEDVRRLLRTTAGLMQPPGATVPVELAGGPAERIYRGLMVLNDPPVHTRLRKLTEKAMTRGAVEKLRADVERVASEALDAMLEQGEADAMTELAFTVPLRVICGMLGIPEADRAQMLDWTPDFFRIFLPQANDADGIAACHRACQNFIDYLSEQIEYRRRTPADDIFSALVSAEDEGDRLSRDELVATVLSLLTGGFDTTMGMIGAGVFGLARQPEQLAALREDPAGLARTAVEEFIRWESPVAVTYRHFVEDVTIADTTIPAGEPIWLLLLSANRDDTRFHDPDGFDVRRKPNQHVAFGGGRHHCIGSHLARLEGEVVFAEIARRIETIEITGDSPRRPNFQFRSFTTLPVKMTGRSR
- a CDS encoding LLM class flavin-dependent oxidoreductase: MTTSAQSPAHDVLDEHPFALGLFGLNVSGGITMTSAPGAFELSWESTSRVARQADRLGLDLLVPVARWRGYGGRLNPNGVTYETFTWAAGVAAVTERIVVAATAHAPAVHPVVVAKQAATIAAISGGRFALNAVMGWFTPELDMFGIATKEHADRYRFGDEWMGIIDRLWSSTEPFDHDGASFQLRQAVSEPRPAQRPLVLNAGASPAGVEFTARHADINFATLLDAEQGRALADNITSVAEANGRKVRVMTYGTVVLGDTEADARRRYEEILSAGDSEAARNFMHYLGLNSSSFEAHIAAALEEHFITSGGGLPLVGSAEQVADRLTELYEAGITGFLMGGVPYDGMLERFGAEVLPLLRERGLRM
- a CDS encoding alpha/beta fold hydrolase codes for the protein MNLAYDDRGRGDPVLFIAGRGGAGRTWHLHQVPEFIRAGYRCITFDNRGVGATENADGFTTETMVADTAALIEKIGAGPVRVVGVSMGSFIAQELMLARPDLVTDGVLMATRGREDHTRQFFRQAERELQASGIELPPAYDAKIRLLENFSRKTLNDERTVRDWIDMFTMWPTRHTPGLRAQMDVSPQGNRLPAYRNITARVLVIGFSDDVLLPPHLGREVADAIPNARYLEIPDTGHLGFIEQPQAVNEAILKFFADRL
- the menD gene encoding 2-succinyl-5-enolpyruvyl-6-hydroxy-3-cyclohexene-1-carboxylic-acid synthase: MNPSTAQARVVVDELIRGGVRDVVLCPGSRNAPLAFALQDADRAGRLRLHVRIDERTAGFLAIGLAVAEGAPVCVAMTSGTAVANLGPAVVEANYARVPLIVLSANRPYELLGTGANQTFEQLGYFGTQVRATISLGLAPETIGDMSTLNAQWRSATCRVLAAATGARTANAGPVQFDIPLREPLVPDPHTTSEGPPPGRPGGRPWTHTPPVSFDQPLDIDLSLDTVVIAGHGAGHHSNLSALPTVAEPTAPAPENPLHPLALPLLRPQQVIMLGRPTLHRPVSALLADPSVPVYALTTGPRWPDVSGNSQATGTRAVVTGEPQPAWLRRCAEVHRHAMSAVREQLAAHPLTTGLHVAAAVVDALRDGDQLVLGASNPVRDAALVGLNARNVAVRSNRGVAGIDGTVSTAIGAALAHQGRTIALIGDLTFVHDSSGLLIGPTEPVPHNLTIVVSNDNGGGIFELLEQGDPRFADVSSRIFGTPHDVDVGALCRAYHVESRQLELPELSAALNEPFEGMRVLEVKADRSSLRALHASIKAAL
- a CDS encoding DUF3592 domain-containing protein; translation: MPHLYGEPGETRSQRILRRVRIGLVIAACVITLQSVLLVVGAWRNDRQIERNMGVAEALVLDAGPRRSTIEFVTPERVTYRPELGVLYPSELDTGMRIYVEYDVNDPELVRVQDRNALLAIVPAGSIAVLGWIVVGAALVGLAFLQRRLESRTPTPAEPARTHTSG